The following is a genomic window from bacterium.
AGAACATTTCTTAGATCTACCAGATCCACCTCTGCCTGGAGAGCCTTTACCATGTCCCTCAAGGGTGCCTTCCCAGATGCCAGTTCCTTTTCCCCCAGGATGAGGACCCTCCTTGCTCCCAACTTGTCCGCCCGCCTGAGCTGGGCCTTGAGGCTGCCTCCCCTGAAGTCCATCTCAGCCCTGAGCCCCAGGCTTCTGGCCTGCTCCACCCACAAGAAAGCCTCTCTGGAGGCCTTTTCTCCCAGGGCCGCCACGAATAGCTCCAGAGGCTGTTGCTCCAAGGCTCCTTTTTGTTCAAGAATCCACACCAGGCGTTCCACTCCCACGGCAAATCCTATGCCAGGCAAGTCGGGCCCGCCCAGCTCCTGGATCAGCCCATCGTAACGCCCTCCGCCGCAAACCGCGTTTTGGGCCCCCAAGGCTCCGCTTAAGACTTCGAAGGTGGTTCTCCTGTAATAATCCAAGCCCCGCACAATGAAGGGATTCATGGAAAAGGGAACGCCCAAGAGGCTCAGGTGCTCCTTGACAGTTTCCAGGTGCTCCATACAGAGCTGGCAAAGCCCATCCAGGATACTCGGAGCGCCCTCTAGGGCTTCCCTGCATCCCTGTGCTTTGCAGTCGTAAATTCTCAAGGGATTCACCGAAAGACGTCTGTTACAGTCAGGGCAAAGAGAATCCTTGCGCCCTTCCAGGTATGCCACGACTCTGTTTCTAAAGGCCGGCCTGCACTCAGGGCAGCCCAGGGAGTTTATTTGGAAATCCAATTCCTCCAGGTCCAGCTCCTGGAAAAAGCACCTCAATGCTGCCAGCAGTTCTGCGTCTGTTCTGGGATCAGAGGAACCCAGAACCTCGGCGTCGATCTGGTGAAACTGGCGGTACCTTCCCTTTTGAGGCCTTTCATAGCGAAACATGGGGCCCATAAAATACAATTTTTGAACAGGCTCGCTCTGGTAAAGTCCATGCTCTATGTAAGCCCTTAGTATCCCAGCCGTGGCCTCTGGCCTAAGGGTAAGGGAGATTCCGCTTCGATCCTGAAAGCTGTACATCTCTTTTTCTACGATGTCAGTTGACTCCCCTATGCTTCTGGCAAAGAGCTCTGTACGCTCCAGCACTGGCACCCTGATTTCCTTAAACCCGTAGCGCTCCAGCACTTCCCGGGCTGTTGCCTCCACCCGCTGCCAAAGCCCAATCTCCTGGCCCAGCACATCCTTGAAGCCCCTGACGGCCTGAATGGGACTGCGAGCTGCCATCTTTGACCCCCACAAAAAAGAAAAATATAAAACACCCCTCATCCAGTCGTCAATCATGCGGTGTGCTCGGAAAAAACATTGACCCGCTTGGCAGCTCTGGGAAGGCCTTGGGAAGACTTGGTTTCTTGACACCTTTGCCTGTCCGGGCTAGATTAGGCCAGCCTTGAAAACCTTGGAGAGGGGCACCTTGCGGATCCTTTACATAGATGCCTTCAGCGGAGCCAGCGGGGATATGATCTTGGGAGCCCTTTTGGATCTAGGAGTTCCACTGGAGGCGCTACTGGAGCCCCTTAGGCTCCTTCCCATGGGGCCATGGGAGTTGAAAGTAACGAGGGAGTCCCGTCATCACATCCACGGAACCAGGGTCCAGGTGGAACTGCCTGTTGAAATTCATGAGCACAGGACCCACGCCCAAATCAGGGCCATGCTGCTGCAGGCGGCTCTGCCACAGGCGGTCCGAGACAGAAGCTTGAGAATTTTCCAGGAGCTGGCCAAGGCCGAGGCCAGGATCCATGACAGGGATCCGGACCAGATAACCTTTCACGAAGTGGGGGCCGTGGATTCCATTGTGGACATCGTGGGTGCAGCAATGGGCTTTGAGTTTCTTCAGCCACAAAAGGTTGTGGTTTCAGCCCTTCCTCTGGGCAGAGGTCTCGTGCATGCCCACCACGGTACATTGCCGGTGCCGGCTCCGGCAACCCTCGAGATCCTGAAAGATGTGCCCGTGCACCAGGGAGATGTGGAGGCTGAGCTGGTGACCCCCACAGGGGCTGCCATACTCAAGGAAGTGGCCCATGAGTTCGGGGGCATGCCGGCCATGATGCCCAAGAAAATAGGCTATGGAGTGGGCTCAAGGGAATTGCCCACCAGGCCTAACCTGCTGAGAATGATTTTGGGGGAGTCTGCCACAGCAGGTTGGAGGGAAGACTGGGTCCTGGAAGCAAACATAGACGACATGAACCCCGAATTCTGCGAACACCTCATGGAGAAACTTCTTGAGGCTGGGGCCCTGGATGTGGGTTGGTCTCCCATGGTGATGAAGAGAGGAAGACCGGGAGGGCTCCTGAGGGTTCTGGTGGAAAGCCGAAACAGGGATTCTGTCTCGGAGGTCATTCTGTTGGAGTCCACATCCATAGGTCTTCGGGCCTACTCGGTGGTGCGCCAGTGTCTGGAAAGACGTCAGGAAGAGGTTGAAGTCCCTTGGGGGAAGGTGAGGGTGAAGGTGAGTTCCTTAGGGGGAAGAGTAATAAACGCCCTTCCAGAATATCAGGATTGCCGGGAAGTGGCCCTCAAGAGCAAAGTGTCCCTCAAGGAAGTCTACTTCCGCGCTCTTGCAGCTTATTTCTGCAAGAGCGGGGCCGGAGATTGAGTATCAAGCAGGGCTCGAACATCAGGAGGCTGGCTTAAGTCTTGGGACCGGATTGGGAGAGCCTGGGACTGAGGGTGGCCACTGTGGGCGCCTTGGGGCGGGTTCCTTTTGCTCCTGGTACCGCAGCCAGTGGGCTGGGGCTTTTGGTCCATCTTGCTCTCCAGGGGCTGCCGGGGGCGTGGACCTGGGTGGTTTTGGCAGCTGTGGCCTTAATGGGGGTCTGGGCTTCGGCATGTGCAGAAAAAATCTTGAATCAGAAGGATCCACCACAGGTTGTCATAGACGAGGTTTTGGGAATGGTTGCATGCCTGGCCGGATTGGGTACGGGTTTTCTCACCATGGGAGTAGCCTTTGGCCTTTTCAGAACACTGGATGTGTTGAAACCGCCTCCCATCAGGCACTTGGAAAAGATTCTTCCGGGAGGCTGGGCAGTGGTAGGGGATGACTTGGCAGCCGCTGCTGCTGTGCAGATAGTAATGCGAATACTGGGGGCTTCAGGCCTTATGGCAGGCAATTGAAATCCAGAATCGGGGGGTTCCATGGCTGAGAAAAAGCTCTGCGCTGACTCCCAAGGCTCCGGAGGAGCCACCCTGTGTCCTCCCATAGAGGTAATAACCATTGGGGACGAGATTCTCTCAGGCACCATTGTGGATACCAACTCGGCCATGATAGCCAGGAAACTGGGTTCAGTGGGCCTGGAGATCAGGCGCATGAGCTCTGTGGGGGATGATCCTGATGAGATCATAAGA
Proteins encoded in this region:
- a CDS encoding phosphatidylglycerophosphatase A; this translates as MGPDWESLGLRVATVGALGRVPFAPGTAASGLGLLVHLALQGLPGAWTWVVLAAVALMGVWASACAEKILNQKDPPQVVIDEVLGMVACLAGLGTGFLTMGVAFGLFRTLDVLKPPPIRHLEKILPGGWAVVGDDLAAAAAVQIVMRILGASGLMAGN
- the larC gene encoding nickel pincer cofactor biosynthesis protein LarC: MRILYIDAFSGASGDMILGALLDLGVPLEALLEPLRLLPMGPWELKVTRESRHHIHGTRVQVELPVEIHEHRTHAQIRAMLLQAALPQAVRDRSLRIFQELAKAEARIHDRDPDQITFHEVGAVDSIVDIVGAAMGFEFLQPQKVVVSALPLGRGLVHAHHGTLPVPAPATLEILKDVPVHQGDVEAELVTPTGAAILKEVAHEFGGMPAMMPKKIGYGVGSRELPTRPNLLRMILGESATAGWREDWVLEANIDDMNPEFCEHLMEKLLEAGALDVGWSPMVMKRGRPGGLLRVLVESRNRDSVSEVILLESTSIGLRAYSVVRQCLERRQEEVEVPWGKVRVKVSSLGGRVINALPEYQDCREVALKSKVSLKEVYFRALAAYFCKSGAGD
- the hisS gene encoding histidine--tRNA ligase, which codes for MAARSPIQAVRGFKDVLGQEIGLWQRVEATAREVLERYGFKEIRVPVLERTELFARSIGESTDIVEKEMYSFQDRSGISLTLRPEATAGILRAYIEHGLYQSEPVQKLYFMGPMFRYERPQKGRYRQFHQIDAEVLGSSDPRTDAELLAALRCFFQELDLEELDFQINSLGCPECRPAFRNRVVAYLEGRKDSLCPDCNRRLSVNPLRIYDCKAQGCREALEGAPSILDGLCQLCMEHLETVKEHLSLLGVPFSMNPFIVRGLDYYRRTTFEVLSGALGAQNAVCGGGRYDGLIQELGGPDLPGIGFAVGVERLVWILEQKGALEQQPLELFVAALGEKASREAFLWVEQARSLGLRAEMDFRGGSLKAQLRRADKLGARRVLILGEKELASGKAPLRDMVKALQAEVDLVDLRNVLAKWKQRPGILDDRG